The region attgttttaaatatgtataggaaataaattattaaaaaaagtataggAAAACTTATAATAATTGCATTTTGTGTTAATATAACTTAATAGTAAATATGTTGAACTATGCactttttatgtttattgtTAATTTATGATTAATGGTTTATAGATCAATTGATCAAATATTGGAATCGACATCGAAAGATGAATCCAAAGTGCCGATTTTCTTATAGAAGAGACGTGacttaaattattacaaaatttatcatGAGAAAATGGGTAAAAGAAGGAAGtttacaataaaataatatattatgatttCCTCACCCAATATCACCTGAACCATATGATAAATGAAGAAAGTAATGGAGATAATAAAGAAGTTGCTGAGTTGAGGAGAAAATAggattattatatacataaaatgtTATCGAGGTCGATTATgtacatttattaatttatttttttgattttttttgttaataaaataaaagatgattatttatacgacaaatttaattaatgcCTTTTATTTTGGGAACAAAATATTAGCATATATAGATtcttatattcataatttcaTTCTTCATAGTTAAATTGGGATAGTAATTCTATCAAATTGTGTGATAAGACATAATAACTAAATTaaattactattattatatgttttattttttataattaaaataacttataaattcatgataaatttaattgtaatattttatatgataaccacactaaatatttatatcattaaaatgtaattaaaaattatgataaaatttaaacatatttaaaatatggtaTGCACAAAAGCAAACCAtactaaataatatatatagtcaTGTTTAACATGAATATAAGAAAAcgacattttaaaaattaaaaaagtatataactTGAAATGTTTGCAAGCATTTAGTCGTTtcttattactattattattctataaaaaaatatattatatataatagtttCGCTTTTGCTCATTGTgatttttcaataattatttttagggCTACATCACTTTATATTTCCTTTATgcatcatttattaattccagcattttattttattcatcAGCTTCGTcatctttttctttctctcgatcttcttcatttttttttcctccATCTTCTTCATTTCTGTTTTATCAATTTCTGTTTTATCAATTTCCGCTTTATCCTTTTTCCAGACACGATACAACCTTCTTACTAtctctttaatttttttatcatcttcTCTATCCTCGGGAAATAATTGAGCTATCGATTTTTCTTCTAATTCATCTTtttcttcaattttattttcattttctttatcttcATGTAGTATATTTGAGTCGTTTTCATgtattgtatttatttcttgTTTTTCAGACATCCTACATATTGGAGTGTAGGTTCCACTTTGTTTATGTGCGTTCTTTTGTTTGCGTTGATAATATTCGCTAAGAGGTATAAAATTAAGTTTAATCATATGATCATAATCTTCTTCATATGGTCTAACATACCATCCTGATAAAACGGAATCGTTTTTTCTTCTTGAAAATCCTGTAACTTCATCAATAATCATACCATCGGTTTCTGAGACAAAGGGATCATCTAATTCCTTCAGGCGTCCTTTGCAACCTTCTAATGTCATTGGTTCGAATTCTTCTATAAATTTGAGATTTGGTAAATCAGGGTTATACTCATCCTTACCTTCAACTAGTTCATCTGCCGTCTTATGGCCtttctttgttttttttctacagAATggaaactaaaaaaaataacaaaattaaaaatatatcaaatgttgttaatttattattatatttatatacaaaattaaaacaattaatatggacatatataatatgatgCATTATTGtgcttatttattatattacgCAACCCGTGGTGGACTCTGATTCCGAACTGTTTTTTGCTAAAACTATACTAAATAGTATTGAGGAAATTAGGCCTAATGATATTATCTTCATCTTTAGTAGTGATTATTtgcaattatatataggtaaaacttattttgtattattgcCAACTTAAATATAAGATTGCAATATTC is a window of Plasmodium chabaudi chabaudi strain AS genome assembly, chromosome: 5 DNA encoding:
- a CDS encoding erythrocyte membrane antigen 1, which gives rise to MKIISLGLISSILFSIVLAKNSSESESTTGCFPFCRKKTKKGHKTADELVEGKDEYNPDLPNLKFIEEFEPMTLEGCKGRLKELDDPFVSETDGMIIDEVTGFSRRKNDSVLSGWYVRPYEEDYDHMIKLNFIPLSEYYQRKQKNAHKQSGTYTPICRMSEKQEINTIHENDSNILHEDKENENKIEEKDELEEKSIAQLFPEDREDDKKIKEIVRRLYRVWKKDKAEIDKTEIDKTEMKKMEEKKMKKIERKKKMTKLMNKIKCWN